The following proteins are encoded in a genomic region of Bacteroidota bacterium:
- a CDS encoding nucleoside recognition domain-containing protein has product MLNYIWAGLLILSLVFALIYDVRDLSRDTYRNGADIPVTLAFSEGYDANNRRLDVEVRVNPSNIQQLYGIDAPIDSVYAGVLVQNADGRQLQFAKDVSLPEPLATIRSMISKRDNDLRGLLTFVGTPQGAASAATIQFKEVRFVKMSAITQAAIDFADTAVSISLGLIGVIALWMGLLRIAETSGLIHSLVRFTQPVFRRLFPEIPKDHPALGMIILNLTANMLGLANAATPLGIKAMESLQELNEQKDTASNSMVMLLAMNTASVQIVPPSLLVAIMGLQVNQLFFSILITTSLSLIIAVVVTKFLQGMKRFRIDPTK; this is encoded by the coding sequence ATGCTGAATTACATCTGGGCCGGGCTGCTCATCCTAAGCCTTGTCTTTGCGCTTATTTATGATGTTCGTGACCTGTCGCGCGACACCTACCGTAACGGCGCCGACATCCCCGTCACACTTGCATTCTCAGAGGGTTACGACGCGAATAATCGCCGGCTCGACGTGGAAGTCCGTGTAAATCCCTCGAACATACAGCAGCTATATGGTATTGATGCGCCGATTGACAGTGTGTATGCGGGCGTGCTCGTACAAAATGCTGATGGCCGGCAATTGCAGTTTGCCAAAGACGTGTCGCTTCCGGAGCCACTGGCAACCATCCGGTCCATGATCTCTAAACGCGACAACGACCTGCGCGGCCTGCTCACCTTTGTCGGCACCCCACAGGGGGCCGCTTCAGCAGCAACCATCCAATTCAAAGAAGTGCGGTTTGTAAAGATGTCAGCCATCACCCAGGCTGCGATCGACTTTGCAGATACTGCGGTCTCTATATCACTGGGGTTAATTGGCGTTATCGCACTCTGGATGGGACTGCTGCGCATTGCTGAGACCTCCGGTTTGATTCACAGCCTCGTACGGTTTACCCAACCGGTCTTCCGCCGGCTTTTCCCCGAGATACCCAAAGACCATCCGGCACTTGGGATGATCATCCTCAACCTGACGGCCAACATGTTGGGCCTTGCCAATGCGGCCACACCGCTCGGCATCAAAGCCATGGAGTCGCTGCAAGAACTCAACGAGCAGAAAGACACGGCCTCAAACTCCATGGTCATGCTGTTAGCCATGAATACAGCCAGTGTGCAAATTGTGCCCCCTTCCCTACTCGTAGCCATCATGGGGCTGCAAGTAAATCAGCTCTTCTTCTCAATTCTTATCACCACCTCGCTGTCGCTCATCATAGCGGTTGTAGTAACCAAGTTTCTACAAGGCATGAAGCGGTTCAGGATAGATCCCACAAAGTGA